A genomic segment from Nocardia cyriacigeorgica GUH-2 encodes:
- a CDS encoding DUF6301 family protein encodes MTAAGSGQWRAMPGTDIAELGSRLRSLTWSWQIADGPQLATDFGWRVLHSDANWVMLDTGFGLGSGEIRGKDGKAEVIEVRVTDFAEESDAGRDRVRDAFAALGEALTEALGAPTARIPGEFPQLRWAGADHTLVLHELAVSVLLKLVDNARLARDDRNIELEEQGLL; translated from the coding sequence ATGACGGCCGCCGGATCCGGGCAGTGGCGTGCGATGCCCGGCACCGACATCGCCGAACTCGGCTCGCGGTTGCGATCACTGACCTGGTCGTGGCAGATTGCCGACGGCCCGCAGCTGGCCACCGACTTCGGCTGGCGGGTCCTGCACAGCGACGCGAACTGGGTCATGCTCGATACCGGTTTCGGTCTCGGTAGCGGCGAGATCCGCGGCAAGGACGGGAAAGCCGAGGTCATCGAGGTTCGGGTGACCGATTTCGCCGAGGAATCGGACGCCGGACGCGATCGTGTCCGGGATGCGTTCGCGGCACTGGGCGAGGCTCTCACCGAGGCGCTGGGCGCACCGACGGCCCGCATCCCCGGCGAGTTTCCGCAGCTGCGCTGGGCCGGCGCGGACCACACGCTGGTGCTGCACGAGTTGGCGGTGTCGGTGCTGCTGAAGCTGGTCGACAACGCCCGCCTCGCTCGCGACGACCGCAATATCGAGCTCGAGGAACAGGGACTGCTGTGA
- a CDS encoding TY-Chap domain-containing protein, with translation MTEWAQLSTGLAAEMMRLGAGSVLRIGEDRTESPRFAQLRQLDDRIWAELVGDRWLGLEARAGAEGARILSAAGWQPPDADHADNWWVEWSWPLSSARYRALAAMIVEGLRDAFGIVDPAALTYAAWDESDGNRPLDLPALGLTRQN, from the coding sequence GTGACGGAGTGGGCGCAGCTGAGCACGGGCCTGGCCGCCGAAATGATGCGGCTCGGCGCGGGTTCGGTGCTCCGGATCGGCGAGGATCGGACCGAATCGCCGCGCTTCGCCCAGCTGCGTCAACTCGACGACCGCATCTGGGCCGAACTGGTCGGCGACCGCTGGCTCGGCCTCGAGGCCAGGGCGGGAGCAGAAGGTGCGCGGATACTGTCGGCCGCAGGCTGGCAGCCGCCGGACGCCGATCACGCCGACAACTGGTGGGTCGAATGGTCCTGGCCGCTCTCGTCGGCTCGGTACCGCGCATTGGCCGCGATGATCGTCGAGGGCCTGCGCGACGCGTTCGGGATCGTGGACCCGGCGGCGCTGACGTATGCGGCATGGGACGAAAGCGACGGCAATCGCCCGCTGGACCTGCCCGCGCTGGGGTTGACGCGGCAGAACTGA